The proteins below come from a single Rosa rugosa chromosome 2, drRosRugo1.1, whole genome shotgun sequence genomic window:
- the LOC133731630 gene encoding metal tolerance protein 4-like isoform X2, whose protein sequence is MEDKSDSGVKASLLGSGGRSRRLSRRNSYTTLVNDFISRLPQKVRAGVDPESPEVIDCSRASGLSEGEKEYYEKQFATLKSFEEVDTVFATEGIDEENLAEQAQHERAMKISNYANIILLALKIYATVKSGSIAIAASTLDSLLDLMAGGILWFTHLAMKNVNIYHYPIGKLRVQPVGIIIFAAVMATLGFQVLIQAVEQLITADPTESLTSDQLAWLYGIMLFATVVKLALWLYCRTSGNKIVRAFAEDHYFDVVTNVVGLVAAVLADKYYWWIDPTGAIILALYTIINWSKTVMENAVSLVGQSAPPEFLQMLTYVVIRHPEVKRVDTVRAYTFGVLYFVEVDIELPEELPLKEAHAIGESLQINLEKLPEVERAFVHLDFECDHKPEHNVLIKLPSSQP, encoded by the exons ATGGAGGACAAGTCGGATTCGGGTGTGAAGGCGTCGCTGTTGGGAAGCGGTGGACGTAGTCGGCGACTGAGTCGGAGAAACTCGTACACCACCCTCGTAAACGACTTCATTTCGAGGCTGCCACAGAAAGTCCGAGCTGGTGTTGACCCCGAGTCGCCGGAAGTGATCGACTGCTCACGTGCCTCCGGATTAAGCGAAG GAGAGAAGGAATACTATGAAAAACAATTTGCAACCCTTAAATCCTTTGAGGAAGTTGACACTGTATTCGCCACTGAGGGCATTGATGAGGAAAATCTTGCAGAACAAGCACAACATGAAAGAGCAATGAAGATTTCCAACTATGCAAATATAATTCTGTTGGCACTTAAG ATTTATGCTACTGTAAAAAGTGGGTCCATAGCCATTGCTGCTTCAACACTAGATTCTTTACTAGATCTCATGGCGGGTGGCATACTCTGGTTCACTCACCTGGCAATGAAGAACGTTAATATCTACCACTATCCTATTGGAAAATTGAGGGTGCAGCCTGTTGGCATAATCATCTTTGCTGCTGTCATGGCCACACTTG GGTTTCAGGTATTGATCCAGGCCGTAGAACAATTAATTACAGCTGATCCCACTGAAAGTCTGACCTCAGATCAATTGGCGTGGTTGTATGGAATCATGTTGTTTGCTACTGTGGTAAAACTTGCACTGTGGCTCTATTGCAGAACCTCAGGAAATAAGATTGTCCGTGCCTTTGCAGAG GATCACTATTTTGATGTGGTAACTAATGTAGTGGGATTAGTTGCTGCTGTACTTGCTGATAAGTATTACTGGTGGATTGATCCTACTGGTGCTATTATCCTTGCTCTGTATACGATCATAAATTGGTCCAAAACTGTCATGGAAAATGCAG TTTCGCTGGTGGGACAGTCAGCCCCTCCTGAATTCCTACAAATGTTGACATATGTTGTCATAAGGCACCCTGAAGTGAAGCGTGTTGACACAGTTCGTGCTTACACATTTGGTGTTCTTTATTTTGTGGAG GTTGACATTGAACTCCCAGAAGAATTACCCTTGAAAGAAGCACATGCCATTGGAGAGTCCCTCCAGATAAATCttgaaaagcttccagaagttgaGAGAGCATTTGTTCATCTTGACTTTGAATGCGACCACAAACCAGAGCACAATGTACTCATCAAGCTTCCAAGCAGTCAACCCTGA
- the LOC133732796 gene encoding F-box protein CPR1-like — protein MAEHIPEDVIAKIFQWLPIKSLIRFTSISKRWRFIILRDPHFATSQFQIASGNNKSVCFLSYSDSNFFESLNLQTTTSALRNLRCPFKQPDSMVFIHSSCRGLMFATFVGQGMVARYIWNPSTGFFKKLPDPGVKNEYQVFSGFGYISATDDYKILIANSNLEEGEEAKIHIFSSKSNSWKRIQDSQYSASSTTIMGTLLNEALHWLEMFDDVIVAFDLADEEFRTMPLPVVEDHYAGDYFRHLRVLGGCLCVFGQADTNAGSMDMWVMREYDAGNSWTKLFNLKFSNQPEGIISVKPIWVMETSTFLEINSNSETRVKLVRSYYNEEEIEEIHMDRRSMIGYEESLLWLE, from the coding sequence ATGGCGGAGCACATACCTGAAGATGTGATAGCGAAAATCTTCCAGTGGTTGCCTATCAAATCCTTAATCCGCTTCACATCCATTTCGAAGCGTTGGCGCTTCATCATACTCCGCGACCCTCACTTCGCCACATCCCAGTTCCAAATCGCTTCCGGCAACAACAAAAGTGTCTGTTTCCTGAGCTACTCTGATTCTAACTTCTTCGAATCGCTGAACTTGCAAACGACGACGTCGGCTTTGAGAAATCTTCGCTGCCCATTCAAGCAACCAGACAGTATGGTTTTCATACACTCCTCATGCCGTGGTCTGATGTTTGCAACTTTTGTAGGGCAGGGAATGGTAGCGAGGTATATATGGAACCCATCAACTGGGTTCTTCAAAAAACTACCTGATCCAGGTGTTAAAAATGAGTACCAAGTCTTCTCTGGTTTTGGGTATATCTCGGCCACCGACGACTACAAGATTCTCATAGCCAACTCTAACCTTGAGGAGGGAGAGGAAGCCAAGATCCACATCTTCTCGTCGAAATCCAACTCTTGGAAAAGGATTCAAGATTCCCAATATTCCGCCTCGTCAACGACAATCATGGGCACTCTTTTAAATGAGGCACTTCATTGGCTGGAGATGTTTGATGACGTTATAGTTGCTTTTGATTTAGCAGATGAGGAGTTCCGGACAATGCCGCTGCCTGTTGTTGAGGATCACTATGCTGGTGACTATTTCAGACATCTAAGGGTTCTTGGAGGTTGCCTGTGTGTGTTTGGTCAGGCTGATACTAATGCTGGCTCTATGGATATGTGGGTCATGAGGGAATATGATGCGGGTAACTCCTGGACTAAGCTGTTTAACTTAAAGTTTTCCAATCAGCCTGAGGGGATTATTTCTGTCAAGCCAATCTGGGTTATGGAAACTAGTACATTTCTGGAGATAAATTCTAACTCTGAAACGAGGGTGAAGTTAGTAAGGAGTTATTATAATGAAGAGGAGATCGAAGAGATTCATATGGATAGACGGTCAATGATTGGATATGAAGAGAGTCTACTTTGGCTTGAGTAA
- the LOC133731630 gene encoding metal tolerance protein 4-like isoform X1 translates to MENKSESGLKASLLGSGGRSRRLSRRNSYSTLVNDFISRLPPKVRAGVDPESPEVIDCSRASGLSEGEKEYYEKQFATLKSFEEVDTVFATEGIDEENLAEQAQHERAMKISNYANIILLALKIYATVKSGSIAIAASTLDSLLDLMAGGILWFTHLAMKNVNIYHYPIGKLRVQPVGIIIFAAVMATLGFQVLIQAVEQLITADPTESLTSDQLAWLYGIMLFATVVKLALWLYCRTSGNKIVRAFAEDHYFDVVTNVVGLVAAVLADKYYWWIDPTGAIILALYTIINWSKTVMENAVSLVGQSAPPEFLQMLTYVVIRHPEVKRVDTVRAYTFGVLYFVEVDIELPEELPLKEAHAIGESLQINLEKLPEVERAFVHLDFECDHKPEHNVLIKLPSSQP, encoded by the exons ATGGAGAACAAGTCGGAATCGGGTCTGAAGGCGTCGCTGTTGGGAAGCGGTGGACGTAGTCGGCGACTGAGTCGGAGAAACTCGTACAGCACCCTCGTAAACGACTTCATTTCGAGGCTGCCACCGAAAGTCCGAGCTGGTGTTGACCCCGAGTCGCCGGAAGTGATTGACTGCTCACGTGCCTCGGGATTAAGCGAAG GAGAGAAGGAATACTATGAAAAACAATTTGCAACCCTTAAATCCTTTGAGGAAGTTGACACTGTATTCGCCACTGAGGGCATTGATGAGGAAAATCTTGCAGAACAAGCACAACATGAAAGAGCAATGAAGATTTCCAACTATGCAAATATAATTCTGTTGGCACTTAAG ATTTATGCTACTGTAAAAAGTGGGTCCATAGCCATTGCTGCTTCAACACTAGATTCTTTACTAGATCTCATGGCGGGTGGCATACTCTGGTTCACTCACCTGGCAATGAAGAACGTTAATATCTACCACTATCCTATTGGAAAATTGAGGGTGCAGCCTGTTGGCATAATCATCTTTGCTGCTGTCATGGCCACACTTG GGTTTCAGGTATTGATCCAGGCCGTAGAACAATTAATTACAGCTGATCCCACTGAAAGTCTGACCTCAGATCAATTGGCGTGGTTGTATGGAATCATGTTGTTTGCTACTGTGGTAAAACTTGCACTGTGGCTCTATTGCAGAACCTCAGGAAATAAGATTGTCCGTGCCTTTGCAGAG GATCACTATTTTGATGTGGTAACTAATGTAGTGGGATTAGTTGCTGCTGTACTTGCTGATAAGTATTACTGGTGGATTGATCCTACTGGTGCTATTATCCTTGCTCTGTATACGATCATAAATTGGTCCAAAACTGTCATGGAAAATGCAG TTTCGCTGGTGGGACAGTCAGCCCCTCCTGAATTCCTACAAATGTTGACATATGTTGTCATAAGGCACCCTGAAGTGAAGCGTGTTGACACAGTTCGTGCTTACACATTTGGTGTTCTTTATTTTGTGGAG GTTGACATTGAACTCCCAGAAGAATTACCCTTGAAAGAAGCACATGCCATTGGAGAGTCCCTCCAGATAAATCttgaaaagcttccagaagttgaGAGAGCATTTGTTCATCTTGACTTTGAATGCGACCACAAACCAGAGCACAATGTACTCATCAAGCTTCCAAGCAGTCAACCCTGA